One part of the Cherax quadricarinatus isolate ZL_2023a chromosome 13, ASM3850222v1, whole genome shotgun sequence genome encodes these proteins:
- the LOC138852622 gene encoding uncharacterized protein encodes ITTTTTTTTTTTTTTTTTTTTTTTTTTTTTTTTTTTTTTTTTTTTTTTTTTTTTTTTTTTTTTTTITTTTTTTTTTTTTTTTTTTTTTTTTTTTTTTTTTTTTTTTTTTTTTTTTTTTTTTTTTTTTTTTTTTTTTTTTTTTTTTTTTTTTTTTTTTTTTTTTTTTT; translated from the coding sequence attaccaccaccaccaccaccaccaccaccactaccaccaccaccactaccaccaccaccactaccactaccaccaccactaccaccaccaccactaccaccaccacaactaccaccaccaccaccaccactaccaccaccaccactaccaccaccaccactaccaccaccaccaccaccactaccaccaccaccatcactaccactactaccaccactaccaccaccaccactaccaccaccaccaccactaccaccaccaccactaccaccaccaccactaccaccaccacaactaccaccaccaccaccactaccaccaccaccactaccaccaccaccactaccaccaccacaactaccaccaccaccaccactaccaccaccaccactaccaccaccaccactaccaccaccacaactaccaccaccaccacaactaccaccaccactaccaccaccaccaccaccactaccaccaccaccaccaccaccactacc